CGCTGTGCTGCCACCACGTCCTCCTCCGCCGCTGGCTCGTGGCCATCAGCAGCGACCTTGGCCCTGCCATCCTGGATGACGCTGAcctgggtgggcagggagcccccggcccggccgtcCCCGAGGGGGCTGATGGCACCGCCACCGCCATCGGCACCCGCAGCCACCCCGCGGTGCAGCTCCGTCTCCCCCGCAGCCGCCTCCTCTGGCCTCTTCCGCGGCCGCCCACGTCGCCGCTTCTGCGGGGCAGCCTCAGCGGCCGGTTCCGGGGGGCGCTTGGTGGCCCTGGGGCGCTGCAAGTCTGGGGGGCCCAGCCCCTCGCCACTCCCCGCGCTCCGGGGGTTGGCGGGGCTCTCGGCCGTGGGGACGCCCACACCGGGCAGCAGGACGTTGAGGACGGGCACGGCGGCTTGCTGGCTCAGTAGCCCCGCTGGCCCGTTGGCCCCCGGGGCCAGccccaggggcagggagggggaggccgTGCCCACCGGCAGCGGCAGGGCCACCTTGACGGTGCCCCCCAGGGGGGCAGCCGTGATTTTGGGCGCCAGGACAGGAGGGGAGGAACGGACGGCGGCAGCACCGGGTGCCGTGGGTCGCTCCGCCGGCGGGATgcggggcaggagcaggggcaggcgGGCAACCAGGGCGTTCacctgggggctgctggccagCTTGGGGGGTTCCGCAGGCTTCTTCTTCTCAGGccggggtgggatggggggctTGGGGCCGCTGTCCTTCTTGATCTGCAGGCAGAGAGATGTCGCGGTGGAGCCGGGCTGCTTCCCCGAGCGTGCCCCCTCAGGCTGCGGGGGACCCAGGGGGTCCTGGCTCCCCACCCGGCTCCGGTGGGGTCTCACCTGCCCCTGGCTCCGGTCGCTGCTCTCTGGAGTGTCCAGACCGTTCTTCACCGTCGATGGGGTCCGACTCTCACGGTGGATCTTCTCCGCGCTCTCTGGGGGTGCGCAGTTGACAAAGGTGGGACGGCCCCTCGGCAGCTCAGCCGTGGAtgagggctggcagcagctcagccacgccacaggcagctggaaggggaCCCCGTGCCCCAGGGGACCCCATCTCCCAAAGCATCTGTGCCCCTAGGGGGTCCGGGTGAGCCCCCGAGGTgtgagcggggccggggctccATCCCACCCACCTGAGACCACCATGGCCATGACCAGGTCAGCGCGGGCCGAGCGGGAGCTGATGATGTGCTGCTGGATGAGGAACTGGGCCACCTCCACGATGTTGTTGAAGGAACGCTTGAGGATCTTCTCGGCCCAGTCGCAGGtcagggcacaggctgcctcCATCACCTCGCTGTTGTAGGACTGCACCAGGTCCGTCAGCTCcgactgctgctgctgggacaaGCCATGAGCCCCCCCGGTGACACGACACCCCAGGTGCAAACGGGGCCAGGCAGCTCCCCCTCCACCCTCGGGGAGGCTCACAGGACAGAGCAGAACCTGCTCCCGAAGTGGGCGTCCCTCCACCCCCTGCCTTCGTCAGATCTAACGAGCGACGAGTTCGTTACCCCACCAAAAGAACGCCACAGCAGCCAAGCCGTGGGGGCAGCAAAGGACTTACAGTCTCCGTCACTTTGAGgtccaggctgggcaggggcgGCAGGCTGACCACTGTCTTCCTCCGGATCCCGCTGTAGCAGTACGTTTGGCCGGGTTAAGGTCTGTCGCTGTCACACGAACACGGCCGCAATGGGGTCACAGCTCGACAGGACGCGGCTGCGGGGCTCACGATGGGCTTGTTCCAAGGTGCGACAGCAGCCGGCCCCACGTCAAGCCGGGCTGCCCCGTTCTCGGGGGGCTCCCTGCCCGCCGCCAGCTACCCCAGGCCACCCCGAGTGTACGGCAAGGACAGGGCAACTCCAAGCCCTGGGGACAACTGAGCTGAACCTTCAGGAGCAGAAAAACCAGGAGCCAGACCCCCTTAGAAGCCACAAAATACCACCTCGTACACAGACTTGTAAATGGgagaagctggagaagcagcggctgctgccaccagcccgAGCAGCTCCCCgggctgccctggccagccAGGCATGTAGAAGGATATTTCGACTGTCCCCGGCCTCCCAGCCGTCGGGCTTTGATGTTTGGGAAGATCTCCCGGATGATCTTGCCGAAATTGGCGGTGCTCAGAGGGCGACAGCAGAGGTTGTCGCAGTATCGCCTGCCGGGGAGAGCTGGGGGTTAAAGCCATCGAGCCCGTCTCGCTGCCCTCTGCAACGGACTCTCCCTGCTGATGCGGCTCGTCTCCGAACCCCGCGTTGTGCTGGGCCCTTCCCAAACTATCCCAGGCTCTGAGCCGACCTCCCCGCCAGGCTTCGATGGACAACCCGGCCCCAGGGAGGGACGCTCCTGGCACCAGGCCAGCCCCTGCGCTCACTTGTAGGCATCGTAAACGTCCTGcttgggcaggcaggtgtctgTGTGCTCCTCCAGGTGGTTCCGGATCCAGTTGCACGCATGCATGTACTCGGCCGTGCTCAGCGAGCTCAGGTCCAGGCTACTGCTGCTCTCGTGGAAGCCGGAGACAAACATTTAGtagaaaagcagaacaggagaaggcagagctgtgccacTCTCTCCCTGGCCTCTTGTGATCTGTATCCCCCATCACCCTGACAgcccctgctctcccagccccgGCCCTGGCTCGCTCCAGCACCCACCTCTTCTCTCCCAAGCTTGGTCCCGAGGGCAGCTGGAGGTAGAGGTAGAGCTTGTCGTTGTCTGAAAACTTCTGGACATCTTGCTACGGTCAAAGGGTCCACAGGGAGGGGGAGAACAGACCAGAGATAAAGAAAGGTTAAGGGTCCAAAATGAGGAACACCTGATGCAGGCGGCGCTCTCATTACGCTCCTAACGGCAGTAACGGATGGGGCACTGAGACCggagcagctctgccagtgtGGGCACAGCCTGCGTACGAGGGGGCCACGTCAACGAAGCCACAGACTGCCCCTTGAGGGGACTGGAAAGGGTCGTCCcacacagggctgggggagcgggTGCCACCCCCTGGCGAGGGGCTTCTCGGGGCTAATCCCCACAGCCAGACCCTGACCCGATGGGAAATGAGGTCAGGCAAATCCCCGGGGTTCAGTTTagctgggagaggagagaaatggAGACGCTCAGTCCCCCAGCACCACATGCCGCCGCGGCACTCACCAGGATGGCGTCGACTTTGTTCTGCACGGATTTGCTGTGCGGGACAGAGACAAGCGGCGTTAGTGCAGGGCAGGGTGACACCGCAGTGCCCGGGTGTTCCTcaaccccccctccccagagctCCCGAGGACAGTGCCGTCCCCGCGCCCTCCCAGACCCCACACGTGCGCCCCAGCGTGAGCAGCAATGCCAAGACGGGGATACTGGAGCACCGAGAGCCAAAGGCCACCTGCACCCATGGGCCAGCACAGCCCGTTCTCCCCACGCTCCGCGTTTCCCTGTGTGCCCACCACCCTGCTCTAGCGCTCTGTGCCCTACCCTAACCccagggagagcagagcaggcGTAAAACCACGTCCCACAGGGTTGCAGTAGAACAGTATGCACTACTGTGAAGCCCTGAATTGATTCTGCACCCGAAACAGGCAGCACGCAGCTGGCGACGCGGGGCTGTGCCCCGCGtacagcacccagcaccagAGCGAGCAGGGCATGCCTGAGGCCGTGCCATGGCACCACAAAGCTCACCCCTTTGGGCCCCGGGGCTGCACATTAATCAACTTTATTAAATTAACCCACACTTGGTAAGGCTCAGAGTAACGGGAAGAGGTGCCCGGGAAAAGCGAGCGCTGCCCTTACGAGATGATGcccttcagctcctgcagcagcgtGCTCGACTCGGCGGTGCTGCCCCGGGCGCTGCTGGGGGACAAGCTTCCCTTCCTGGGGTTTCGGGCACTCAGCTCTTCGTCAGCCATCACATTTGGTTCCTGTTGGGAAGTGAAAACCAGacacagttgaaaaaaaaaaaaaagggaagaaacccCCTTCAGAGCTGTTGAGCCCCCGCAGGGCTGACCTCCGGCCTGGGATCAGGGAGAAGGGCAgaggggggtggctggggggctCGGTGCAGCCCGGAACGCGCCTGCCCGTGGCCCCCATCCACCCTGGACCGAGGATGGGCCCCAGCTGGGTGGGCTGAGCTCCCTCAGCTGGACAGGAGCCACCAGGGGATGGGAATGGCCCCAGGGGTCCCAGGAGGGGtgtctccagcagcagggactgcAGGCGGCCCCAGGCACCCCGCTCcgggcaggggacaggggacacGGGGTCTGGGTGGCACCAGCGAGCAGCGTGCCCAGGACGCGACAGAGGGGCAggtccccaggctgggggtgctgtgggggACCATGACAGTGCCGTGGGGTCTGGGTGCCAGTCCCTGGGGGCACGGGGAAAGGAGGGCAGGGATGATGGGGGCAGCAGGCGGGCAGAGGGCCCCAggggcatggggacagggacgCCAAGCGGGCAGAGGgccccagggacagggacaccaaGAGGGCAGACCCCCAGGGGCAAGGACACCATCAGGGAAGGCCCCCAGGGAGATGGGGCCAGGACCACCAGGAGGGAGGGTCCCCAGGGACACCGGGAGGGCAGAtccccaggggcagggacaccaggGGCAGGCCCAGGGAGCCGGGGGCTCCATGACAGCGCGGCCCCGTCGCAGCCAGCTGCCggggaggggccggggccgggccgaggggAGCGGGGTCgcaccgggccgggccggggggagcggggtcgcaccgggccgggccccccccccgcacccacCTGCGGGCGGCTGCAGCCGGGGCGCGGCCTGTCCCCGCCACGCGCCGCCACCCCGCGCGCAACAGGAACCGAAAGTGCAGCGCCCCGGCGGGacgcgcccgccgcccgccgccgcttTTTTCTGATtggccgcgccgccgccggcccg
Above is a window of Falco biarmicus isolate bFalBia1 chromosome 19, bFalBia1.pri, whole genome shotgun sequence DNA encoding:
- the RFX5 gene encoding DNA-binding protein RFX5 isoform X1, which encodes MADEELSARNPRKGSLSPSSARGSTAESSTLLQELKGIISKSVQNKVDAILQDVQKFSDNDKLYLYLQLPSGPSLGEKSSSLDLSSLSTAEYMHACNWIRNHLEEHTDTCLPKQDVYDAYKRYCDNLCCRPLSTANFGKIIREIFPNIKARRLGGRGQSKYCYSGIRRKTVVSLPPLPSLDLKVTETQQSELTDLVQSYNSEVMEAACALTCDWAEKILKRSFNNIVEVAQFLIQQHIISSRSARADLVMAMVVSESAEKIHRESRTPSTVKNGLDTPESSDRSQGQVRPHRSRVGSQDPLGPPQPEGARSGKQPGSTATSLCLQIKKDSGPKPPIPPRPEKKKPAEPPKLASSPQVNALVARLPLLLPRIPPAERPTAPGAAAVRSSPPVLAPKITAAPLGGTVKVALPLPVGTASPSLPLGLAPGANGPAGLLSQQAAVPVLNVLLPGVGVPTAESPANPRSAGSGEGLGPPDLQRPRATKRPPEPAAEAAPQKRRRGRPRKRPEEAAAGETELHRGVAAGADGGGGAISPLGDGRAGGSLPTQVSVIQDGRAKVAADGHEPAAEEDVVAAQRSLSEAGTPMGDGGAAGGSSAPQDGGEPHIPPHDGQTQAGTGPPAAASQSGAASPCAPMSRGGSPAWVRLCAHPGS
- the RFX5 gene encoding DNA-binding protein RFX5 isoform X2, producing the protein MADEELSARNPRKGSLSPSSARGSTAESSTLLQELKGIISKSVQNKVDAILQDVQKFSDNDKLYLYLQLPSGPSLGEKSSSLDLSSLSTAEYMHACNWIRNHLEEHTDTCLPKQDVYDAYKRYCDNLCCRPLSTANFGKIIREIFPNIKARRLGGRGQSKYCYSGIRRKTVVSLPPLPSLDLKVTETQQQSELTDLVQSYNSEVMEAACALTCDWAEKILKRSFNNIVEVAQFLIQQHIISSRSARADLVMAMVVSESAEKIHRESRTPSTVKNGLDTPESSDRSQGQIKKDSGPKPPIPPRPEKKKPAEPPKLASSPQVNALVARLPLLLPRIPPAERPTAPGAAAVRSSPPVLAPKITAAPLGGTVKVALPLPVGTASPSLPLGLAPGANGPAGLLSQQAAVPVLNVLLPGVGVPTAESPANPRSAGSGEGLGPPDLQRPRATKRPPEPAAEAAPQKRRRGRPRKRPEEAAAGETELHRGVAAGADGGGGAISPLGDGRAGGSLPTQVSVIQDGRAKVAADGHEPAAEEDVVAAQRSLSEAGTPMGDGGAAGGSSAPQDGGEPHIPPHDGQTQAGTGPPAAASQSGAASPCAPMSRGGSPAWVRLCAHPGS
- the RFX5 gene encoding DNA-binding protein RFX5 isoform X3 yields the protein MADEELSARNPRKGSLSPSSARGSTAESSTLLQELKGIISKSVQNKVDAILQDVQKFSDNDKLYLYLQLPSGPSLGEKSSSLDLSSLSTAEYMHACNWIRNHLEEHTDTCLPKQDVYDAYKRYCDNLCCRPLSTANFGKIIREIFPNIKARRLGGRGQSKYCYSGIRRKTVVSLPPLPSLDLKVTETQQSELTDLVQSYNSEVMEAACALTCDWAEKILKRSFNNIVEVAQFLIQQHIISSRSARADLVMAMVVSESAEKIHRESRTPSTVKNGLDTPESSDRSQGQIKKDSGPKPPIPPRPEKKKPAEPPKLASSPQVNALVARLPLLLPRIPPAERPTAPGAAAVRSSPPVLAPKITAAPLGGTVKVALPLPVGTASPSLPLGLAPGANGPAGLLSQQAAVPVLNVLLPGVGVPTAESPANPRSAGSGEGLGPPDLQRPRATKRPPEPAAEAAPQKRRRGRPRKRPEEAAAGETELHRGVAAGADGGGGAISPLGDGRAGGSLPTQVSVIQDGRAKVAADGHEPAAEEDVVAAQRSLSEAGTPMGDGGAAGGSSAPQDGGEPHIPPHDGQTQAGTGPPAAASQSGAASPCAPMSRGGSPAWVRLCAHPGS
- the RFX5 gene encoding DNA-binding protein RFX5 isoform X4 encodes the protein MADEELSARNPRKGSLSPSSARGSTAESSTLLQELKGIISKSVQNKVDAILQDVQKFSDNDKLYLYLQLPSGPSLGEKSSSLDLSSLSTAEYMHACNWIRNHLEEHTDTCLPKQDVYDAYKRYCDNLCCRPLSTANFGKIIREIFPNIKARRLGGRGQSKYCYSGIRRKTVVSLPPLPSLDLKVTETQQQSELTDLVQSYNSEVMEAACALTCDWAEKILKRSFNNIVEVAQFLIQQHIISSRSARADLVMAMVVSESAEKIHRESRTPSTVKNGLDTPESSDRSQGQVRPHRSRVGSQDPLGPPQPEGARSGKQPGSTATSLCLQIKKDSGPKPPIPPRPEKKKPAEPPKLASSPQVNALVARLPLLLPRIPPAERPTAPGAAAVRSSPPVLAPKITAAPLGGTVKVALPLPVGTASPSLPLGLAPGANGPAGLLSQQAAVPVLNVLLPGVGVPTAESPANPRSAGSGEGLGPPDLQRPRATKRPPEPAAEAAPQKRRRGRPRKRPEEAAAGETELHRGVAAGADGGGGAISPLGDGRAGGSLPTQVSVIQDGRAKVAADGHEPAAEEDVVAAQRSLSEAGTPMGDGGAAGGSSAPQDGGEPHIPPHDGQTQAGTGPPAAASQSGAASPCAPMSRGGSPAWVRLCAHPGS